A part of Brassica rapa cultivar Chiifu-401-42 chromosome A05, CAAS_Brap_v3.01, whole genome shotgun sequence genomic DNA contains:
- the LOC103867972 gene encoding malonyl CoA-acyl carrier protein transacylase has protein sequence MRSLLHRTPRLKAHCLILRTTTMATSYSSSLLLPPSVSLNKSRNGSSLGFSVNRSRVSTNVSAGSQTTLNDSLFADYKPSSAFLFPGQGAQAIGMGKEAQSVAAAADLYTKANNILGYDLLDICVNGPKEKLDSTVISQPAIYVTSLAAVELLRVREGGEQIINSVDVTCGLSLGEYTALAFAGAFSFEDGLKLVKLRGEAMQAAADAAKSAMVSIIGLDSEKVQQLCDAANQEVEEADKVQIANFLCPGNYAVSGGLKGIEAVEAKAKSFKARMTVRLAVAGAFHTSFMEPAVSRLEAALASTEIRSPRIPVISNVDAQPHADPDTIKKILARQVTSPVQWETTVKTLLSKGLKSSYELGPGKVIAGIFKRVDKSASVENISA, from the exons ATGCGCTCACTGCTTCACCGTACACCTCGTTTGAAAGCTCATTGTCTTATCCTGCGCACCACCACGATGGCCACCTCCTACTCTTCTTCCTTGCTCCTCCCTCCTTCCGTATCTCTCAACAAGTCCCGAAACGGCTCCTCCCTCGGATTCTCCGTCAACCGATCTAGGGTTTCCACGAACGTCTCCGCTGGATCTCAGACCACTCTCAACGACTCTCTCTTCGCCGATTACAAACCCTCCTCTGCTTTTCTCTTTCCCGGTCAG ggAGCTCAAGCAATAGGGATGGGCAAAGAGGCTCAGAGTGTTGCCGCAGCTGCAGACTTGTATACCAAAGCTAACAACATCTTAGG GTATGATCTTCTTGACATTTGTGTTAATGGACCAAAAGAGAAGCTTGATTCCACTGTCATTAGCCAG CCTGCTATTTATGTCACAAGTCTAGCAGCAGTTGAGTTGCTTCGTGTCCGTGAAGGCGGCGAGCAGATAATTAACTCCGTCGATGTCACTTGTGGTCTCAGCTTGGGAGAGTACACTGCTCTCGCATTTGCTGGAGCCTTCAG CTTTGAGGATGGGCTAAAGCTTGTAAAACTCAGAGGAGAAGCCATGCAG GCTGCTGCAGATGCTGCTAAGAGTGCCATGGTTAGTATCATAGGGTTGGACTCTGAAAAAGTTCAGCAGTTGTGTGATGCAGCAAATCAAGAAGTAGAAGAAGCTGACAAAGTTCAGATCGCTAATTTCTTATGTCCG GGTAACTACGCAGTATCTGGAGGTCTTAAGGGAATCGAGGCTGTTGAAGCAAAAGCTAAGTCGTTCAAGGCCCGCATGACG GTTCGTCTAGCTGTTGCAGGTGCTTTCCACACTAGTTTCATGGAGCCAGCAGTGTCGAGATTAGAAGCTGCATTGGCATCAACGGAGATCAGAAGTCCGAGGATCCCAGTGATCTCCAACGTCGACGCACAGCCTCATGCGGATCCAGACACTATCAAGAAGATACTTGCACGCCag GTGACATCTCCAGTGCAATGGGAGACAACGGTGAAGACTCTCTTATCCAAAGGGCTTAAAAGCAGCTATGAACTGGGACCTGGGAAG GTGATTGCAGGGATATTCAAGAGAGTAGACAAAAGCGCCAGTGTCGAAAACATAAGTGCTTGA
- the LOC103867971 gene encoding laccase-3, producing MESSQRFSSLAFIALLAYFAFLASAELHVREFVIQPKPVKRLCRTHESITVNGQFPGPTLEVRNGDSLAITVINKARYNISIHWHGIRQLRNPWADGPEYITQCPIRPGQSYTYRFTIEDQEGTLWWHAHSRWLRATVYGALIIYPRLGSPYPFHMPKRDIPILLGEWWDRNPMDVLRQAQFTGAAANVSDAYTINGQPGDLYRCSRSETVRFPIFPGETVQLRVINAGLNQELFFSVANHQLTVVETDSAYTKPFTTSVIMIGPGQTTNVLLTANQRPGRYYMAARAYNSANAPFDNTTTTAILEYVNAPTRRGRGRGQIAPGFPVLPGFNDTATATAFTNRLRYWKRAPVPLQVDENLFFTVGLGLINCSNPNSPRCQGPNGTRFAASINNQSFVLPRRNSIMQAYYQGMPGIFTTDFPPVPPVQFDYTGNVSRGLWQPVKGTKAYKLKYKANVQIVLQDTSIVTPENHPMHLHGYQFYVVGSGFGNFNPRTDPARFNLFDPPERNTIGTPPGGWVAIRFVADNPGAWFMHCHIDSHLGWGLAMVFLVENGRGQLQSVQAPPLDLPRC from the exons ATGGAGTCTTCCCAACGGTTCTCCTCTCTAGCCTTCATCGCACTTCTTGCCTACTTCGCTTTTCTCGCTTCAGCTGAACTTCACGTCCGTGAATTTGTG ATCCAACCAAAACCAGTGAAGAGGCTGTGCAGAACTCACGAAAGCATTACCGTGAATGGCCAGTTCCCTGGTCCAACGCTCGAGGTCAGGAACGGTGACTCTCTCGCAATCACCGTCATCAACAAAGCCCGTTACAACATTAGCATTCACTG GCACGGAATCAGACAGCTGCGTAATCCGTGGGCTGATGGTCCAGAGTACATAACACAATGTCCTATCCGTCCAGGACAAAGCTACACTTACAGATTCACAATCGAAGACCAAGAAGGTACACTTTGGTGGCACGCTCATAGCCGCTGGCTAAGAGCCACCGTCTACGGTGCTCTCATTATTTACCCTCGTCTCGGCTCTCCTTATCCATTCCATATGCCCAAACGCGACATCCCAATTCTTCTCG GAGAATGGTGGGATAGAAACCCAATGGACGTTCTGAGGCAAGCACAGTTTACAGGAGCAGCAGCTAATGTCTCTGACGCTTACACAATCAACGGCCAACCAGGTGATCTCTACCGCTGTTCTCGGTCCGAAACAGTTCGTTTCCCGATCTTCCCCGGTGAGACCGTCCAGCTCCGTGTCATCAACGCTGGATTGAACCAAGAGCTCTTCTTCTCAGTCGCCAACCACCAGCTCACAGTGGTTGAAACCGATTCCGCATATACAAAACCATTCACCACAAGTGTCATCATGATCGGTCCGGGCCAAACCACTAACGTCCTTCTCACCGCAAACCAGCGACCTGGCCGATACTACATGGCAGCTCGTGCCTACAACAGCGCAAACGCACCATTCGACAACACAACCACAACCGCTATCTTGGAGTACGTCAACGCTCCAACTCGACGTGGTCGCGGCCGCGGTCAGATCGCTCCGGGTTTCCCGGTTCTTCCTGGGTTCAACGACACTGCAACCGCAACAGCGTTCACGAACCGTCTGCGGTACTGGAAACGAGCTCCAGTACCGCTTCAGGTCGACGAGAACCTCTTTTTCACCGTAGGTTTGGGACTAATCAACTGCTCCAACCCCAACAGTCCGCGTTGCCAAGGTCCTAACGGGACTCGCTTCGCAGCCAGCATAAACAACCAGTCATTCGTGCTACCACGAAGAAACTCCATCATGCAGGCTTATTACCAAGGCATGCCCGGTATCTTCACGACCGATTTCCCGCCCGTTCCACCGGTGCAATTCGATTACACCGGTAATGTTAGCCGTGGGCTATGGCAGCCCGTGAAGGGAACTAAAGCGTACAAGCTTAAGTACAAAGCAAATGTTCAGATTGTGTTACAAGACACGAGCATTGTCACGCCTGAGAATCATCCTATGCATTTACACGGGTACCAATTCTATGTTGTTGGGTCCGGTTTCGGAAATTTTAACCCAAGAACTGACCCGGCTCGGTTTAACCTGTTTGACCCACCGGAGAGGAACACCATTGGTACGCCTCCAGGTGGCTGGGTTGCAATCCGGTTCGTTGCTGACAATCCAG GAGCATGGTTTATGCATTGTCACATTGATTCGCATTTGGGATGGGGTTTGGCTATGGTTTTCTTGGTTGAGAACGGACGAGGACAATTGCAATCTGTGCAGGCTCCACCGTTGGATCTTCCAAGATGCTAA
- the LOC103867970 gene encoding uncharacterized protein LOC103867970, with translation MGNSLRCCLACVLPCGALDLIRIVHLNGHVDEITRPMTAGEILQANPNHVLSKPCSQGVVRKILILSPESELKRGSIYFLIPDTSLPEKKKAKKKKDVQRRRKTLGNANDINSNHMVSTSNKDLDLTLCEKYLEDVMLSSSEKKCSAGKENRHRRRHSRSASVSMWQPHLDSISEDFN, from the coding sequence ATGGGAAATAGTTTACGGTGCTGTTTAGCTTGTGTACTTCCATGTGGAGCCTTAGATTTGATCCGAATCGTACATCTCAACGGCCACGTCGATGAGATCACTCGTCCAATGACAGCCGGTGAGATTCTTCAGGCGAACCCTAACCATGTCTTAAGCAAACCATGTTCTCAAGGAGTTGTACGTAAGATCTTGATCTTGTCTCCTGAATCTGAGCTTAAGCGTGGGAGCATCTATTTTCTTATACCGGATACTTCCTTGccggagaagaagaaagcaaagaagaaaaaggatgTCCAACGTCGGAGAAAGACTCTTGGAAACGCCAACGACATCAATAGTAATCACATGGTAAGTACTAGTAATAAGGATCTTGATTTGACGTTGTGTGAGAAATATTTGGAAGATGTTATGTTGTCGTCATCCGAGAAGAAATGTTCGGCCGGTAAAGAGAACCGTCACCGTCGAAGACATAGTCGGTCGGCGTCGGTGTCTATGTGGCAGCCTCACCTTGATAGCATCTCTGAGGATTTTAACTAg